One Patescibacteria group bacterium genomic window carries:
- a CDS encoding phosphoglycerate mutase family protein, protein MNNGIKIYFIRHGKLDLPYEDHLEMPYEILDNLATGRLDPSIAKGGKKLFLEAVKKLPLKDLDVIYFNNSNFQSKRSKESAFLIGKILKEKYNKKVPILGNPNLKEIDFSLKDILPKEKFLRQGMPAVRTALYNAIINQGPVEEIDRIYQRTENIFRSLKKHQNKNQTVILVSHDFYMRTIEVYLQKSKDYRKVTISDLEKTTLNTYFKGFAISYDLKLFKRF, encoded by the coding sequence ATGAATAACGGCATTAAAATTTATTTTATTAGGCACGGTAAACTTGATTTGCCATATGAAGATCATTTAGAAATGCCCTATGAAATCTTAGATAATTTAGCAACCGGCCGGCTTGATCCGTCTATTGCAAAAGGTGGTAAAAAATTATTTTTAGAGGCAGTAAAAAAATTACCACTAAAAGACTTAGACGTTATTTATTTTAATAATTCCAATTTCCAATCCAAAAGATCAAAAGAGTCGGCTTTTTTAATCGGTAAAATTCTAAAAGAAAAGTATAATAAAAAAGTACCGATCCTAGGCAATCCCAATTTGAAAGAAATTGATTTTAGCCTAAAAGATATTTTGCCTAAAGAGAAATTTTTAAGACAGGGAATGCCGGCTGTCAGAACGGCTTTGTATAATGCAATCATCAATCAGGGACCGGTTGAAGAAATAGACCGTATATATCAACGGACCGAAAATATTTTTAGAAGTTTAAAAAAACATCAGAATAAAAATCAAACGGTTATACTCGTCTCCCATGATTTTTATATGAGAACAATAGAAGTTTATTTGCAAAAATCGAAAGATTATAGAAAAGTAACTATAAGCGATTTAGAAAAAACAACTCTTAATACTTATTTTAAGGGTTTTGCTATTTCTTACGATTTAAAATTATTTAAACGTTTTTGA